From the genome of Scytonema hofmannii PCC 7110, one region includes:
- the trpA gene encoding tryptophan synthase subunit alpha: protein MTAISNRFKNLASQSQCALIPFITAGDPDLETTAEALQILDRNGADIIELGVPYSDPLADGPVIQAAATRALQQGITLDKVLEMLQNVTPSLQAPVILFTYYNPILNRGIEKFFKDIASAGVAGLVVPDLPLEEASGLLKFASEIDIDVILLVAPTSSSERIEAIARSSQGFIYLVSVTGVTGMRSRLEVRVSDLLQQIRGVTDKPIGVGFGISQPEQAKQVKEWGADAVIVGSAFVKRLAFGTRQQGLIAIAEFCQSLKTAITTS, encoded by the coding sequence ATGACAGCTATTTCCAATCGCTTTAAAAATCTTGCAAGTCAATCCCAATGCGCTCTGATTCCATTTATCACTGCTGGCGATCCAGATTTGGAAACAACGGCAGAAGCACTGCAAATTCTGGATCGTAATGGAGCAGACATAATTGAATTGGGCGTTCCTTACTCCGATCCTCTCGCAGATGGACCGGTGATTCAAGCCGCAGCTACTCGCGCTTTACAACAAGGCATAACTTTGGATAAAGTACTAGAAATGTTACAAAATGTAACTCCAAGTTTGCAAGCCCCTGTTATTTTGTTTACTTATTACAACCCAATTCTCAATCGTGGAATTGAAAAGTTTTTTAAAGATATAGCATCTGCTGGGGTAGCAGGATTGGTTGTACCAGATTTACCTTTGGAAGAAGCATCTGGCTTACTCAAATTCGCTTCTGAAATAGATATAGATGTTATTTTGCTGGTGGCTCCAACGAGTTCTTCCGAACGTATAGAAGCAATTGCTCGCTCTTCCCAAGGTTTTATTTATTTGGTAAGTGTTACGGGTGTTACGGGAATGCGATCGCGCTTAGAAGTACGAGTCTCAGATTTACTACAGCAGATTCGTGGCGTTACCGATAAACCTATTGGTGTCGGTTTTGGCATTTCGCAACCAGAACAAGCTAAACAAGTGAAAGAATGGGGAGCCGATGCAGTCATCGTCGGTAGTGCTTTTGTAAAGCGTTTGGCATTCGGGACGCGACAGCAAGGACTCATTGCCATTGCCGAGTTTTGCCAAAGTCTAAAGACAGCAATTACTACATCCTGA